From Temnothorax longispinosus isolate EJ_2023e chromosome 3, Tlon_JGU_v1, whole genome shotgun sequence, one genomic window encodes:
- the Unc-104 gene encoding kinesin-like protein unc-104 isoform X5 — protein MSSVKVAVRVRPFNYREISRQAQCIIEMTGSTTSIVNPKATPGSKEAVKSFNYDYSYFSMDPNDDNYSTQLMVYKDIGEEMLEHAFEGYNVCIFAYGQTGAGKSYTMMGKQEEGQEGIIPQICKDLFSKISYTSNERLKYSVEVSYMEIYCERVRDLLNPKNRGNLRVREHPLYGPYVEDLSKLAVLSYEDIHDLIDEGNKARTVAATNMNETSSRSHAVFTIFFTQQQQDSATGLMTEKVSKISLVDLAGSERADSTGAKGTRLKEGANINKSLTTLGKVISALAEIATKKKKKADFIPYRDSVLTWLLRENLGGNSKTAMIAAISPADINYDETLSTLRYADRAKQIVCKAVVNEDANARLIRELKEEIQKLRELLKQEGIDVQEGPDGKVTYEKKEPRDEIIRTNKRNEEDTKETRSRISSHTTSTIAEEAVEQLQASEKLIAELNETWEEKLKRTESIRLQREAVFAEMGVAVKEDGVTVGVFSPKKTPHLVNLNEDPLMSECLIYYIKDGFTRIGSAEAHVPQDIQLCGPHILREHCVFENHEGIITLIPKNGALIYVNGREVTEPLILTTGSRVILGKSHVFRFNHPDQVRERIANGSPAETPGNNEPLADWNFAQVELLEKQGIDLKVEMEKRLLVLEEQFRKEKEEADQLFEEQRKSYEARIDALQRQVEEQSMTMSMYSSYTPEDFNNIEEDIFVNPLFDAESNWTEREFQLAAWAFRKWKYHQFTSLRDDLWGNAIFLKEANAISVELKKKVQFQFTLLTDTLYSPLPPDLLPIMDEEEEDERPFPRTIVAVEVQDTKNGATHYWTLDKLRQRLELMRHVYNEDSSPSTPEAKEDIFQCLTVYSNPKFSLANLLPSRQRLELMREMYHNEAELSPTSPDFNIESITGGDPFYDRFPWFRMVGRAFVYLSNLMYPVPLIHKVAIVNEKGDVKGYLRVAVQAVVEEENSEYSSGVRQSARISFEDDLFGGHKHNKRSSLLAQTLEKNRQIMLHEERVVEGHNEINQKDMKDEDDMGDADSGRGDSSVSSDMKEEELPDHLQPGAEFTFRVTVLQAMGISTEYADIFCQFNFLHRHDEAFSTEPVKNTGKGNPPGFYHVQNITVTVTKSFLEYLKTQPIVFEVFGHYQQHPLHKDAKLEYSVRQPPKRMLPPSIPISQPVRSPKFGSVLPSPSTSHVHAKYDVLVWFEICELAPNGEYVPSVVDHSDDLPCRGLFLLHQGIQRRIRITIVHEPASELRWKDVRELVVGRIRNTPEPEEEDNDSSVLSLGLFPGEYLEIPGDDRTMFRFEAAWDSSLHNSALLNRVTSYGEQIFMTISAYLELENCGRPAIITKDLSMIIYGRDARVGPRSLKHLFSGTYRNQEANRLSGVYELVLRRSSEAGSPGVQRRQRRVLDTSSTYVRGEENLHGWRPRGDSLIFDHQWELEKLTRLEEVERVRHTLLLREKLGIDKVPFCNKPLHDFTKSEKDVCNMVAKATNEPHASPVKLKRSTSKDVYEPWEMTEKERELATKYIKLIQGRIPSKEPIMLTDVSPGEDTITDLSASMMSSVISSSSQESVYARASDLLEQAAGIIIWSRSKSCLLRLSSPERARLQELQESILASESANQTCTVAPPPLGSSSPSKENLVLYVPEVEEIRISPVIARKGYLNVLEHKTNGWKKRWVAVRRPYVLIFREEKDPVERALINLATAQVEYSEDQLAMVKVPNTFSVVTKHRGYLLQTLGDKEVYDWLYAINPLLAGQIRSKLARKSPAVLNLSNGAPIGMTPQLEQQSNQTK, from the exons atgtCGTCGGTTAAGGTGGCGGTGAGGGTACGGCCCTTCAACTACCGTGAGATCAGTCGTCAGGCACAATGTATCATAGAAATGACGGGGAGTACTACTT CCATAGTGAATCCGAAAGCTACACCAGGAAGCAAAGAAGCGGTCAAGAGCTTCAACTATGACTATTCCTACTTTTCTATGGAT CCAAATGATGACAACTACTCAACTCAGCTTATGGTTTACAAGGATATCGGTGAAGAAATGTTGGAACATGCTTTCGAag GCTATAACGTTTGCATATTTGCATACGGGCAAACGGGCGCCGGTAAATCTTACACCATGATGGGCAAGCAGGAAGAAGGGCAGGAGGGAATAATACCACAGATTTGCAAGGATCTGTTTAGCAAAATCAGCTATACGTCTAATGAGCGATTGAAGTATTCGGTAGAAGTGAGTTATATGGAAATATATTGCGAAAGGGTACGCGATCTGTTAAATCCGAAAAACAGAGGAAATCTTCGAGTAAGGGAACACCCTCTCTACGGACCCTATGTCGAAGATCTTTCCAAGCTAGCCGTATTGTCGTACGAAGACATTCACGATCTCATAGACGAGGGTAACAAGGCCAG GACTGTCGCAGCAACCAACATGAACGAAACATCTAGCAGATCGCACGCAGTTTTCACGATATTCTTTACGCAGCAGCAACAGGACAGTGCTACTGGTTTGATGACGGAAAAAGTTAGTAAAATATCGCTGGTCGATCTGGCCGGATCCGAGAGAGCTGATTCGACGGGTGCGAAAGGGACACGATTGAAAGAAGGAGCCAACATTAACAAGAGTTTGACGACTCTCGGGAAAGTTATCAGTGCCCTGGCCGAAATT GCgacgaaaaagaagaagaaagccGATTTTATACCGTACAGAGACTCCGTTTTAACATGGTTGTTGCGAGAGAACTTGGGCGGAAACTCGAAAACTGCTATGATCGCGGCAATTAGTCCTGCCGACATCAATTACGATGAGACGCTTTCAACCTTACG ATACGCGGACAGAGCGAAACAAATCGTCTGCAAAGCCGTGGTCAATGAGGACGCAAATGCCAGACTTATCAGAGAACTCAAGGAGGAGATACAGAAACTGCGGGAGCTTCTGAAGCAGGAGGGCATCGACGTACAAGAAG GGCCAGATGGCAAAGTTACATACGAAAAGAAAGAACCta GGGACGAAATTATCAGAACGAACAAGCGGAACGAGGAGGACACCAAGGAGACTCGTTCGAGGATTTCTTCTCATACCACGTCCACTATTGCTGAAGAGGCGGTCGAACAATTGCAAGCGTCCGAAAAATTAATCGCAG AATTGAACGAAACATGGGAGGAGAAGCTGAAGCGAACCGAATCGATCCGCCTGCAACGCGAGGCAGTATTCGCTGAAATGGGGGTCGCCGTGAAAGAGGATGGCGTTACGGTCGGTGTCTTCTCTCCTAAGAAGACACCACATTTAGTGAATCTAAACGAGGATCCTCTCATGTCGGAGTGTCTGATCTATTACATCAAGGACGGATTCACGCGCATCGGTAGCGCCGAGGCGCACGTGCCCCAGGATATCCAGTTGTGTGGCCCGCACATACTTAGGGAGCACTGCGTTTTCGAGAACCACGAGGGAATTATAACTCTTATACCGAAAAACGGAGCCTTGATTTACGTCAATGGTCGCGAGGTAACCGAGCCACTTATCCTAACGACCGGCTCCCGTGTCATCCTGGGAAAAAGCCATGTTTTCCGATTTAACCACCCAGATCAAG TACGCGAACGGATAGCGAATGGATCTCCGGCGGAAACTCCCGGCAATAACGAACCATTAGCGGACTGGAATTTCGCGCAGGTCGAGCTATTAGAAAAGCAGGGTATCGATCTAAAGGTTGAAATGGAGAAGAGACTGCTCGTACTGGAGGAACAGTTCCgtaaagagaaggaagaagctGATCAACTGTTTGAAGAGCAGCGAAAG AGCTACGAAGCACGGATAGACGCGCTACAGAGGCAAGTGGAGGAACAAAGTATGACAATGTCCATGTATAGCAGTTATACACCGGAGGACTTCAACAACATCGAGGAAGATATTTTCG TCAACCCATTGTTTGACGCAGAGAGCAACTGGACGGAGAGAGAGTTTCAACTGGCCGCTTGGGCCTTTCGCAAGTGGAAATATCATCAATTCACGAGTTTACGAGACGATCTTTGGGGCAACGCGATATTCCTTAAAGAGGCTAATGCTATATCCGTTGAACTAAAAAAGAAG GTTCAATTCCAATTTACCTTACTCACGGACACTCTTTATTCACCTCTACCTCCGGATCTTTTACCCATTATGgacgaagaagaggaggatGAAAGACCGTTCCCGCGCACGATTGTTGCCGTTGAGGTTCAAGATACGAAAAATGGTGCTACGCATTACTGGACGTTGGACAAGCTAAG ACAGCGCTTGGAGCTGATGCGACACGTGTACAACGAGGACTCGAGCCCCAGCACTCCGGAGGCCAAAGAGGATATTTTCCAATGCCTTACAGTCTACTCTAATCCGAAGTTCTCGCTCGCAAATCTTTTGCCTTCGAG GCAAAGGCTGGAGTTGATGCGCGAGATGTATCACAACGAGGCCGAGCTCTCACCTACGTCTCCGGATTTCAATATCGAATCCATCACAGGAGGTGATCCGTTTTATGACCGATTTCCGTGGTTCCGCATGGTCGGCAG AGCTTTCGTGTATCTGAGCAACCTCATGTACCCGGTGCCGCTAATCCACAAGGTAGCCATCGTGAACGAAAAGGGCGACGTCAAGGGTTACTTGCGAGTCGCCGTACAGGCCGTAGTTG AAGAGGAAAACAGTGAATACTCAAGTGGCGTTAGACAATCAGCGCGAATCTCCTTCGAGGATGACTTGTTCGGCGGGCACAAACACAACAAACGCAGCTCGCTTCTGGCTCAGACTCTGGAAAAGAATCGGCAGATCATGCTGCACGAGGAGCGCGTGGTCGAAGGGCACAACGAGATCAATCAGAAGGACATGAAGGACGAGGACGACATGGGAGATGCCGACAGCGGCAGGGGCGACAGCTCGGTCTCGAGCGACATGAAGGAGGAAGAGCTGCCGGATCACTTGCAACCCGGTGCGGAATTCACTTTCAGGGTAACGGTCCTACAAGCTATGGGTATCTCCACGGAATACGCTGACATTTTCTGTCAGTTCAA CTTCCTGCATCGACATGACGAAGCTTTCTCGACGGAACCGGTAAAGAATACCGGCAAGGGTAATCCACCCGGATTTTATCACGTACAGAAC ATTACAGTGACGGTTACCAAATCCTTCTTGGAATATCTGAAGACTCAACCCATCGTCTTCGAAGTGTTCGGCCATTATCAGCAACATCCGTTGCACAAGGACGCGAAACTGGAATA CAGCGTACGACAGCCACCGAAGAGGATGCTTCCGCCATCCATACCGATCAGCCAGCCAGTCCGTTCGCCGAAATTTGGAAGCGTCCTGCCGTCTCCTAGCACGTCGCATGTGCACGCCAAATACGACGTGCTAGTATGGTTCGAGATCTGCGAGTTGGCACCGAACGGCGAATACGTGCCGTCGGTGGTGGACCACAGCGACGATCTGCCGTGTCGTGGACTGTTCTTGCTCCATCAGGGCATACAACGGCGTATACGAATCACCATTGTGCACGAGCCGGCTTCCGAATTGAGATGGAAGGACGTGCGCGAGCTCGTGGTCGGCCGCATTCGGAACACCCCGGAACCCGAGGAAGAGGACAACGATTCGTCTGTGCTTTCGCTGGGCCTGTTCCCCGGCGAGTATCTCGAGATTCCCGGCGACGATCGAACCATGTTCAGATTCGAAGCGGCCTGGGACAGCTCCCTGCACAACTCGGCTCTGCTCAATCGAGTCACGTCTTACGGAGAGCAAATCTTTATGACCATCTCCGCGTATCTCGAG CTGGAGAATTGTGGAAGACCTGCGATTATCACGAAAGATCTGAGCATGATCATCTACGGAAGAGATGCAAGAGTCGGGCCACGCTCACTTAAGCACCTGTTCAGCGGCACATATCGCAACCAGGAAGCGAATCGACTCAGCGGCGTCTACGAATTGGTGCTGCGTCGTTCTTCGGAAGCAGGTAGCCCAG GAGTTCAAAGACGTCAACGTCGCGTTTTGGACACGAGCTCCACGTACGTCAGGGGCGAGGAGAATCTGCACGGATGGAGACCGCGCGGAGACAGTCTTATATTTGATCATCAATGGGAGCTCGAGAAGTTGACGAGGCTGGAGGAAGTGGAGAGAGTGCGGCACACATTGTTGTTACGGGAGAAGCTCGGCATTGACAAAGTACCGTTCTGCAATAAACCTCTGCACGATTTTACAAAGAGCGAAAAG GATGTGTGTAATATGGTGGCGAAGGCTACGAACGAGCCACACGCCAGCCCGGTGAAGCTGAAACGTTCGACGAGTAAAGACGTTTACGAACCCTGGGAGATGACCGAGAAGGAGCGTGAATTAGCGACCAAGTACATTAAACTCATCCAGGGAAGAATCCCGAGCAAGGAGCCGATTATGCTCACCGATGTTTCGCCCGGGGAAGACACCATAACCGATCTATCCGCGTCTATGATGTCCTCGGTCATATCGTCCTCATCTCAAGAGTCAGTATATGCGAGAGCTAGCGATTTGTTAGAGCAG GCTGCTGGTATAATAATATGGAGCAGGTCTAAGTCGTGCCTCCTTAGGTTGAGCTCACCGGAGAGGGCTAGACTGCAAGAGCTCCAGGAAAGTATATTGGCGAGCGAGTCGGCTAATCAGACCTGCACTGTCGCGCCCCCGCCGCTTGGATCATCCTCGCCGTCGAAGGAGAACCTGGTGCTGTACGTGCCGGAAGTGGAGGAAATACGTATTAGTCCGGTCATCGCGCGGAAGGGCTACTTGAACGTTCTCGAGCACAAGACCAACGGCTGGAAGAAACGCTGGGTG GCTGTCCGCCGACCGTACGTTCTCATTTTCCGTGAGGAGAAAGATCCCGTTGAAAgggcattaattaatttagctaCGGCTCAAGTTGAATACTCCGAAGATCAGCTGGCCATGGTGAAAGTGCCGAATACCTTCAG CGTCGTCACCAAGCACAGGGGATACTTGCTGCAAACTTTAGGGGATAAGGAGGTCTACGACTGGCTGTATGCGATTAATCCTCTCCTAGCTGGTCAAATTAG GTCAAAACTCGCCCGTAAAAGTCCGGCTGTTCTGAATCTAAGTAACGGCGCACCGATTGGCATGACACCGCAGCTGGAGCAGCAGAGCAATCAGACCAAGTGA
- the Unc-104 gene encoding kinesin-like protein unc-104 isoform X1, which yields MSSVKVAVRVRPFNYREISRQAQCIIEMTGSTTSIVNPKATPGSKEAVKSFNYDYSYFSMDPNDDNYSTQLMVYKDIGEEMLEHAFEGYNVCIFAYGQTGAGKSYTMMGKQEEGQEGIIPQICKDLFSKISYTSNERLKYSVEVSYMEIYCERVRDLLNPKNRGNLRVREHPLYGPYVEDLSKLAVLSYEDIHDLIDEGNKARTVAATNMNETSSRSHAVFTIFFTQQQQDSATGLMTEKVSKISLVDLAGSERADSTGAKGTRLKEGANINKSLTTLGKVISALAEIATKKKKKADFIPYRDSVLTWLLRENLGGNSKTAMIAAISPADINYDETLSTLRYADRAKQIVCKAVVNEDANARLIRELKEEIQKLRELLKQEGIDVQEGPDGKVTYEKKEPRDEIIRTNKRNEEDTKETRSRISSHTTSTIAEEAVEQLQASEKLIAELNETWEEKLKRTESIRLQREAVFAEMGVAVKEDGVTVGVFSPKKTPHLVNLNEDPLMSECLIYYIKDGFTRIGSAEAHVPQDIQLCGPHILREHCVFENHEGIITLIPKNGALIYVNGREVTEPLILTTGSRVILGKSHVFRFNHPDQVRERIANGSPAETPGNNEPLADWNFAQVELLEKQGIDLKVEMEKRLLVLEEQFRKEKEEADQLFEEQRKSYEARIDALQRQVEEQSMTMSMYSSYTPEDFNNIEEDIFVNPLFDAESNWTEREFQLAAWAFRKWKYHQFTSLRDDLWGNAIFLKEANAISVELKKKVQFQFTLLTDTLYSPLPPDLLPIMDEEEEDERPFPRTIVAVEVQDTKNGATHYWTLDKLRQRLELMRHVYNEDSSPSTPEAKEDIFQCLTVYSNPKFSLANLLPSRQRLELMREMYHNEAELSPTSPDFNIESITGGDPFYDRFPWFRMVGRAFVYLSNLMYPVPLIHKVAIVNEKGDVKGYLRVAVQAVVEEENSEYSSGVRQSARISFEDDLFGGHKHNKRSSLLAQTLEKNRQIMLHEERVVEGHNEINQKDMKDEDDMGDADSGRGDSSVSSDMKEEELPDHLQPGAEFTFRVTVLQAMGISTEYADIFCQFNFLHRHDEAFSTEPVKNTGKGNPPGFYHVQNITVTVTKSFLEYLKTQPIVFEVFGHYQQHPLHKDAKLEYSVRQPPKRMLPPSIPISQPVRSPKFGSVLPSPSTSHVHAKYDVLVWFEICELAPNGEYVPSVVDHSDDLPCRGLFLLHQGIQRRIRITIVHEPASELRWKDVRELVVGRIRNTPEPEEEDNDSSVLSLGLFPGEYLEIPGDDRTMFRFEAAWDSSLHNSALLNRVTSYGEQIFMTISAYLELENCGRPAIITKDLSMIIYGRDARVGPRSLKHLFSGTYRNQEANRLSGVYELVLRRSSEAGSPGVQRRQRRVLDTSSTYVRGEENLHGWRPRGDSLIFDHQWELEKLTRLEEVERVRHTLLLREKLGIDKVPFCNKPLHDFTKSEKNCITILIWYQDVCNMVAKATNEPHASPVKLKRSTSKDVYEPWEMTEKERELATKYIKLIQGRIPSKEPIMLTDVSPGEDTITDLSASMMSSVISSSSQESVYARASDLLEQAAGIIIWSRSKSCLLRLSSPERARLQELQESILASESANQTCTVAPPPLGSSSPSKENLVLYVPEVEEIRISPVIARKGYLNVLEHKTNGWKKRWVAVRRPYVLIFREEKDPVERALINLATAQVEYSEDQLAMVKVPNTFSVVTKHRGYLLQTLGDKEVYDWLYAINPLLAGQIRSKLARKSPAVLNLSNGAPIGMTPQLEQQSNQTK from the exons atgtCGTCGGTTAAGGTGGCGGTGAGGGTACGGCCCTTCAACTACCGTGAGATCAGTCGTCAGGCACAATGTATCATAGAAATGACGGGGAGTACTACTT CCATAGTGAATCCGAAAGCTACACCAGGAAGCAAAGAAGCGGTCAAGAGCTTCAACTATGACTATTCCTACTTTTCTATGGAT CCAAATGATGACAACTACTCAACTCAGCTTATGGTTTACAAGGATATCGGTGAAGAAATGTTGGAACATGCTTTCGAag GCTATAACGTTTGCATATTTGCATACGGGCAAACGGGCGCCGGTAAATCTTACACCATGATGGGCAAGCAGGAAGAAGGGCAGGAGGGAATAATACCACAGATTTGCAAGGATCTGTTTAGCAAAATCAGCTATACGTCTAATGAGCGATTGAAGTATTCGGTAGAAGTGAGTTATATGGAAATATATTGCGAAAGGGTACGCGATCTGTTAAATCCGAAAAACAGAGGAAATCTTCGAGTAAGGGAACACCCTCTCTACGGACCCTATGTCGAAGATCTTTCCAAGCTAGCCGTATTGTCGTACGAAGACATTCACGATCTCATAGACGAGGGTAACAAGGCCAG GACTGTCGCAGCAACCAACATGAACGAAACATCTAGCAGATCGCACGCAGTTTTCACGATATTCTTTACGCAGCAGCAACAGGACAGTGCTACTGGTTTGATGACGGAAAAAGTTAGTAAAATATCGCTGGTCGATCTGGCCGGATCCGAGAGAGCTGATTCGACGGGTGCGAAAGGGACACGATTGAAAGAAGGAGCCAACATTAACAAGAGTTTGACGACTCTCGGGAAAGTTATCAGTGCCCTGGCCGAAATT GCgacgaaaaagaagaagaaagccGATTTTATACCGTACAGAGACTCCGTTTTAACATGGTTGTTGCGAGAGAACTTGGGCGGAAACTCGAAAACTGCTATGATCGCGGCAATTAGTCCTGCCGACATCAATTACGATGAGACGCTTTCAACCTTACG ATACGCGGACAGAGCGAAACAAATCGTCTGCAAAGCCGTGGTCAATGAGGACGCAAATGCCAGACTTATCAGAGAACTCAAGGAGGAGATACAGAAACTGCGGGAGCTTCTGAAGCAGGAGGGCATCGACGTACAAGAAG GGCCAGATGGCAAAGTTACATACGAAAAGAAAGAACCta GGGACGAAATTATCAGAACGAACAAGCGGAACGAGGAGGACACCAAGGAGACTCGTTCGAGGATTTCTTCTCATACCACGTCCACTATTGCTGAAGAGGCGGTCGAACAATTGCAAGCGTCCGAAAAATTAATCGCAG AATTGAACGAAACATGGGAGGAGAAGCTGAAGCGAACCGAATCGATCCGCCTGCAACGCGAGGCAGTATTCGCTGAAATGGGGGTCGCCGTGAAAGAGGATGGCGTTACGGTCGGTGTCTTCTCTCCTAAGAAGACACCACATTTAGTGAATCTAAACGAGGATCCTCTCATGTCGGAGTGTCTGATCTATTACATCAAGGACGGATTCACGCGCATCGGTAGCGCCGAGGCGCACGTGCCCCAGGATATCCAGTTGTGTGGCCCGCACATACTTAGGGAGCACTGCGTTTTCGAGAACCACGAGGGAATTATAACTCTTATACCGAAAAACGGAGCCTTGATTTACGTCAATGGTCGCGAGGTAACCGAGCCACTTATCCTAACGACCGGCTCCCGTGTCATCCTGGGAAAAAGCCATGTTTTCCGATTTAACCACCCAGATCAAG TACGCGAACGGATAGCGAATGGATCTCCGGCGGAAACTCCCGGCAATAACGAACCATTAGCGGACTGGAATTTCGCGCAGGTCGAGCTATTAGAAAAGCAGGGTATCGATCTAAAGGTTGAAATGGAGAAGAGACTGCTCGTACTGGAGGAACAGTTCCgtaaagagaaggaagaagctGATCAACTGTTTGAAGAGCAGCGAAAG AGCTACGAAGCACGGATAGACGCGCTACAGAGGCAAGTGGAGGAACAAAGTATGACAATGTCCATGTATAGCAGTTATACACCGGAGGACTTCAACAACATCGAGGAAGATATTTTCG TCAACCCATTGTTTGACGCAGAGAGCAACTGGACGGAGAGAGAGTTTCAACTGGCCGCTTGGGCCTTTCGCAAGTGGAAATATCATCAATTCACGAGTTTACGAGACGATCTTTGGGGCAACGCGATATTCCTTAAAGAGGCTAATGCTATATCCGTTGAACTAAAAAAGAAG GTTCAATTCCAATTTACCTTACTCACGGACACTCTTTATTCACCTCTACCTCCGGATCTTTTACCCATTATGgacgaagaagaggaggatGAAAGACCGTTCCCGCGCACGATTGTTGCCGTTGAGGTTCAAGATACGAAAAATGGTGCTACGCATTACTGGACGTTGGACAAGCTAAG ACAGCGCTTGGAGCTGATGCGACACGTGTACAACGAGGACTCGAGCCCCAGCACTCCGGAGGCCAAAGAGGATATTTTCCAATGCCTTACAGTCTACTCTAATCCGAAGTTCTCGCTCGCAAATCTTTTGCCTTCGAG GCAAAGGCTGGAGTTGATGCGCGAGATGTATCACAACGAGGCCGAGCTCTCACCTACGTCTCCGGATTTCAATATCGAATCCATCACAGGAGGTGATCCGTTTTATGACCGATTTCCGTGGTTCCGCATGGTCGGCAG AGCTTTCGTGTATCTGAGCAACCTCATGTACCCGGTGCCGCTAATCCACAAGGTAGCCATCGTGAACGAAAAGGGCGACGTCAAGGGTTACTTGCGAGTCGCCGTACAGGCCGTAGTTG AAGAGGAAAACAGTGAATACTCAAGTGGCGTTAGACAATCAGCGCGAATCTCCTTCGAGGATGACTTGTTCGGCGGGCACAAACACAACAAACGCAGCTCGCTTCTGGCTCAGACTCTGGAAAAGAATCGGCAGATCATGCTGCACGAGGAGCGCGTGGTCGAAGGGCACAACGAGATCAATCAGAAGGACATGAAGGACGAGGACGACATGGGAGATGCCGACAGCGGCAGGGGCGACAGCTCGGTCTCGAGCGACATGAAGGAGGAAGAGCTGCCGGATCACTTGCAACCCGGTGCGGAATTCACTTTCAGGGTAACGGTCCTACAAGCTATGGGTATCTCCACGGAATACGCTGACATTTTCTGTCAGTTCAA CTTCCTGCATCGACATGACGAAGCTTTCTCGACGGAACCGGTAAAGAATACCGGCAAGGGTAATCCACCCGGATTTTATCACGTACAGAAC ATTACAGTGACGGTTACCAAATCCTTCTTGGAATATCTGAAGACTCAACCCATCGTCTTCGAAGTGTTCGGCCATTATCAGCAACATCCGTTGCACAAGGACGCGAAACTGGAATA CAGCGTACGACAGCCACCGAAGAGGATGCTTCCGCCATCCATACCGATCAGCCAGCCAGTCCGTTCGCCGAAATTTGGAAGCGTCCTGCCGTCTCCTAGCACGTCGCATGTGCACGCCAAATACGACGTGCTAGTATGGTTCGAGATCTGCGAGTTGGCACCGAACGGCGAATACGTGCCGTCGGTGGTGGACCACAGCGACGATCTGCCGTGTCGTGGACTGTTCTTGCTCCATCAGGGCATACAACGGCGTATACGAATCACCATTGTGCACGAGCCGGCTTCCGAATTGAGATGGAAGGACGTGCGCGAGCTCGTGGTCGGCCGCATTCGGAACACCCCGGAACCCGAGGAAGAGGACAACGATTCGTCTGTGCTTTCGCTGGGCCTGTTCCCCGGCGAGTATCTCGAGATTCCCGGCGACGATCGAACCATGTTCAGATTCGAAGCGGCCTGGGACAGCTCCCTGCACAACTCGGCTCTGCTCAATCGAGTCACGTCTTACGGAGAGCAAATCTTTATGACCATCTCCGCGTATCTCGAG CTGGAGAATTGTGGAAGACCTGCGATTATCACGAAAGATCTGAGCATGATCATCTACGGAAGAGATGCAAGAGTCGGGCCACGCTCACTTAAGCACCTGTTCAGCGGCACATATCGCAACCAGGAAGCGAATCGACTCAGCGGCGTCTACGAATTGGTGCTGCGTCGTTCTTCGGAAGCAGGTAGCCCAG GAGTTCAAAGACGTCAACGTCGCGTTTTGGACACGAGCTCCACGTACGTCAGGGGCGAGGAGAATCTGCACGGATGGAGACCGCGCGGAGACAGTCTTATATTTGATCATCAATGGGAGCTCGAGAAGTTGACGAGGCTGGAGGAAGTGGAGAGAGTGCGGCACACATTGTTGTTACGGGAGAAGCTCGGCATTGACAAAGTACCGTTCTGCAATAAACCTCTGCACGATTTTACAAAGAGCGAAAAG AATTGTATAACAATTCTAATCTGGTACCAGGATGTGTGTAATATGGTGGCGAAGGCTACGAACGAGCCACACGCCAGCCCGGTGAAGCTGAAACGTTCGACGAGTAAAGACGTTTACGAACCCTGGGAGATGACCGAGAAGGAGCGTGAATTAGCGACCAAGTACATTAAACTCATCCAGGGAAGAATCCCGAGCAAGGAGCCGATTATGCTCACCGATGTTTCGCCCGGGGAAGACACCATAACCGATCTATCCGCGTCTATGATGTCCTCGGTCATATCGTCCTCATCTCAAGAGTCAGTATATGCGAGAGCTAGCGATTTGTTAGAGCAG GCTGCTGGTATAATAATATGGAGCAGGTCTAAGTCGTGCCTCCTTAGGTTGAGCTCACCGGAGAGGGCTAGACTGCAAGAGCTCCAGGAAAGTATATTGGCGAGCGAGTCGGCTAATCAGACCTGCACTGTCGCGCCCCCGCCGCTTGGATCATCCTCGCCGTCGAAGGAGAACCTGGTGCTGTACGTGCCGGAAGTGGAGGAAATACGTATTAGTCCGGTCATCGCGCGGAAGGGCTACTTGAACGTTCTCGAGCACAAGACCAACGGCTGGAAGAAACGCTGGGTG GCTGTCCGCCGACCGTACGTTCTCATTTTCCGTGAGGAGAAAGATCCCGTTGAAAgggcattaattaatttagctaCGGCTCAAGTTGAATACTCCGAAGATCAGCTGGCCATGGTGAAAGTGCCGAATACCTTCAG CGTCGTCACCAAGCACAGGGGATACTTGCTGCAAACTTTAGGGGATAAGGAGGTCTACGACTGGCTGTATGCGATTAATCCTCTCCTAGCTGGTCAAATTAG GTCAAAACTCGCCCGTAAAAGTCCGGCTGTTCTGAATCTAAGTAACGGCGCACCGATTGGCATGACACCGCAGCTGGAGCAGCAGAGCAATCAGACCAAGTGA